The window AAGATCTGTTGGCTGCGAGTCGGAAGGCAGGCGCCGCTGTGTTCGGGCTGCTGGAGGGGGGGCTGTTTGGTTAgagataggtttaggttttttgtagtgtgtttttttcttttaaaattgccCCCCTCTTTGTGCGTTGTGGAGACCaatttttataggtaaaaatattGCTAAGTTTTCAaacttggtccctcaactttttttttataaatttgatttttttttatttttttgaattttttttatcaaatcaactcGAACGAAGAAAATTGATGACTTTAAAAATAACGTGTTAAAAGTCAAACGTGTTtcaaatatctttgaaaatttaaattttttttagatgatgctgaaaatgctaaaaacgatgcaaatatattaaaaatatatagtatttggattttcgttgtttttcgctatttttagattttccaaaaattttatcaaaaagatggatcaaaaattgggtaacaattttaatatactaacgtaaaactaaagttttttaaaaaatattatttttagtatattttcaaGTAGAAAACATTTtgcttttagttattttattttgtttttttatttatgtatatttaGGTTGGGCCAGCCCTAACTTAAGGGCCTCACAAAAGTACAAAAGAGGTTGCATTTCAAAGTTCGGCCCAAAACCTTACAATGAAAAAAGACAGGGTTTGGCCCAATATTTGTTCATGGACTTTCTTATAACATAAACTTGTGACTTTGTACCACAGATGCCCAAGTATAGCTTAGGGAATTGGGAATAGAAGTTTATTAATTTTGGCTGGTTGATGCCACTGAGTTGATAGCTATAATATtggcattaaaaatattttttgttccgatttttttatattatttttttgcagtAAAGAAACCTAACAATGCTATGAATCGTAAATTTGAAtctctaaaataaatttaattttgattaatatatatatatatatatatatatatatatatatatatatatatgtgcgcGTGTGTGTATATAAGAACACACTGTGAACCATGCCCTCTTGATTTGTAATACGCCGCTAGAGAATCTCCATCattgtttcttgttttctcaCAAACCCTACCAGCTTTGCTTTTGCTCTCTGAACGAAACCATGGCTATTTGGATCAAATACAGTTCTTGTGTAAACTTTAAACCACAAGAAAATCATCAAGAATCACAACGACACATCAATGGCCAGCCCCTGCACGAGGAAGATTCGATGCTGCGTGTATTATTCTCGCTGTATAAGTTTTACTTCCTTGGTAACTTAACTGGTGGATCGATGTTCACAACAAGGCCGGTGAAAATCAACAGCAAAGAGACTTGCATCCCTATCACCAGTTCATTGGTTGATGATCATGATGAAGAATTTAAAGAGATCTTGACAGTGATGGGAGTCCCTGGAAGGAAGCAATCGAAGATACTAAGAAAGATGGCATCGCTTGCCCGTAGCAAGGGTACTTTTAGTGGCGTCTTCATGGATGTTGAATTATTGGTGGGGACCTATCAGGAAATTACAGATGCTGATATTGCTAGAGCTGAGGGGGGGTCAATGGATATTGAAGCTGGACAAATCCCGGCCACCAAGTCCTCTATTGATGCATTGGAAAGAGTGGTTTTCGACGGTTCATCGTCAACGAGAGACTGTACTGTTTGTATGGAAGAGATTGAAGCAGGCAGTGAAGCAACTCGGATGCCGTGCTCGCATGTTTATCATTCAGATTGCATTGTTCAGTGGTTGCAGACTAGTCACTTGTGTCCTCTTTGCCGCTATCATATGCCCGGTGAATTATGATCTTCATCAACACCAGCTAGCTTTCCTTCGCattgttcatttttatttttataggaaaTGAGTGTACGAATAAGTTGAACTTGCAGTCCATGCAAGAGAACATTGCTCCTGGCCCATGATctattaatatttaaacaatcTCCATTACATTTACGTGGAACTGAAGTTTAGAATATATTGGTTAATTGATTCGCGCTGCTGTGCTTGATTTAATTACATGAcactaatttttatatatatataaaaattttaaattccatTGTAACAAACTAAGTTGCTAGTATATATagttcttgtttttcttattaatatctttaattaaaaaaaaactaatattttggtatatgttatttatttaataaaaaccaaaagcaaTCATAAGacattctcaaaaaaaaattaaacaacttaaaataaagataaaagtgaTATATCTTTAACTAAAAGTACCTTGTCTCCTTCACGttctaattgtttttgaaaatattttatcagaatatttattttttaaataacattgtatcattattttaaaatcaaatttcaattaaaaaataaaaataacattcaatTTTGATGCAATTGCATTTCAAACATAAAAGTACTATGGCGGTCACGTGTTGTCGATGAGAACACTTTGATAATGTTGTTAGATCTAATTTAACAGGTCAACTTAAAAAatttttgacttgattttttacacagcttaaatcttaattaaaccATCCGGGAGCTAACCTGATATGACTCGGTTAACTTGACAAGTTTAAAAACAACCTGAACAACTagtaaaaacacaatttaactaaaaacaaaactcaagacaaaataagttttcaaaaaatattgatgcaAAGACATCTTAGATTATCAttggttaactcgtcaaacccatAACTCGAATCACATATCTGACTGggtttaataatttcatttttatactatttttttatttaagaatatgataaaacaaaatagaCAATCCCATGAAAGcaaccaaataatatttttaaacaaagaaTGCTTGTTAATAGATATCATGATGGGctgtaaaaaaatgaagaatgcttgttaatattattaaatgacTACtaaaaccatattaaaaaaagggtaaaatttgatttgtatttaataaaatcatctcTAAGAtatattctcaattaatttaagaattcaACAAAGTAATATATgtaatatatatgaaattaattcattctaaagaaatttaatatttatttaagaaaaaaaacttaaaattggCAGGTGTGCCACCTTGGATAGCCTAGTGTGCCTGACCCATTACTAATATGGCCAATCTCAAAGTCTTGGTATCCCAAGCCCTTGAGCCCGTGAAAGACATATTATTTGCTTGGCAAGTTTTTGATCACTGAAGATGAGGTTAAAGAATCACTCTAaagtattttgaatttgaaaaactggtttttaatcaattttcacCTTAAAACACCTAAAATTACTCTTATAaccttaataaatcaatttgtCAACTCAAAAAATCaccaaatcaattaaaaatataaaattaaacaaaaaaaaacactcactcAAACTTGATCTACTTTTTTCCAGTAGTATAGTAGCCTATTCCTCAAATGACACTCCTCGTTAGTAAGAACAATTTGACACtaaacttggtttttttgttaataaaatctCACCaaccttagtttttttattaatgaaatctTATCAAGCAAatgttttctctctccttcactGTTTTTGACAATACTCTCTCTCATCCCTCAAATTAAAGGATTGATAAGTAAAGGACATGGAGTTTTAGATTAAAACGCATAATTGTTAAactaaagggataaaaaaaattataaaaaatcttaaggtattttttagaaaagatgctaacaacacaataataaaaaagaaaagggttgcatgttcatttttttaaatcaaatttggtctctaaaaatttaatttttttaattaaaaaaattgaattctatCTTACCAAGTTGAACATTAGTTTAATGTTGGAATATCTTTTCAACACTTCGAGAGCCATATAAGAAGCTATTcagaataaattataattttgaaattccatttaatataatttacaagaatataattaaaaaaataataatttggtgatcaaaataaaaactagtcgtgtgatcaaaaaaaatttcattgcaCTGTTCTAGTGAAGAGTGCAATAGGAGGGAATTCATAGTCAAATCACCAAGgcatttagattttgttttatatataatttgtaattataattgttgtttcacaattaatccaattaattgATGTGGATATATACTACCTCATCAAAAATTCGCGGAGGAAGTTAATTAAAACCTATATATTATCGGGCTGAACACTATTATTTACCATCAGAAGTAGAATTTTTAAGGGTGCttcaataatttaatggaagagtgctgtttcaaaatatataaaaaaaaagaaaaaaaaagaagaaggcttGAACTAAGTATGATAAAACAGTTTAACAATATTAAGTGGAAGAAAcgtacatggattttttttttatattaatatcattttaggCCCTCCAGACTATTGTGAACCAGGCAATGGATCTCACAATACATGAAGTTTACAGGGAACTTTGTAAGTTCTCCGGGAAAGGGATTTAACTCAACATGAAACTTGCATTTGAATACAGAAGCTTGCATGATTGAATtcagaaagagaggaaaaataaaaaagcagacGGTAGGGTTTGTTAAGAAGTAAAACCAGCTAAACACAAAGAATTAGTTCAATGCCTGGTTCACAATAGTGAAGGGAGATGGATGGTATTCAGAAGAAGAGAACCACCATTCATAAGAAGCAAACCTGTTCACATTCCTTTTTAGCGATTCACTGCTTGATCACAGTCAAGATCTTAAAGATATCTTGACCTCGATGGACATCCTGAATTCGAACAATCAAAGATACTAGACTAATTGCATCTAAGGCTATTGGCATGGATATTTAGAGTGCTTCCTCCATGTCTGTTAATTAGAATAGAGGCCGCAGTATATATAACTGGGAGGGGTGTTCATAGTGAAGAAGATCTCGCAAGAGCTGAGAGGGAATCAATGGAGACTGAAGCGAGACCGATTCCGGCCACCAAGTCGTCTATTAATGCATTGGAAAGAGTGTTTCGGGGACAATGAGAGGCTGCACAGTTTGCATGTAAGAGATTGAGGTAGGGAGTGATGCAAATTCGTATGCCGTATTCCCATGTTTATAATTAAGATTGCATTGTTTAGTGGTTGCATACTAGTCACTTGTGCCCTCGTTGCCGCCATCATATGTTAtataaatcaaagtttttgttaaGTGACATTAATCAAGAAATATCAATAAAGAAAAGTTTCTGCAATTCTACAGTTtctatctctctcttttcttctaaTTCTCCCTCTCATTTCTTTAAATCTCGTTGTTAAGATTAGCtcaacaaattggtatcagagcccaaAAGATCCACccattactatttaaaaaaatggttgaaaacaaCAAAGTTAGAGCATTGGAAGAACATGGAAagaaaatggaagaataaatgCAGAGAATGCATGGTGAAAATCAGAGGCAATGGGAAGAGAAAACAGGAAGAACGAGCAATTACCATTGTAAACAATCAAGAAGCTGAAATATAAGGCAGAAACAGTCCATTGCCTATTGTAAGgaataacccaattttttatgATGGACAAACAATCCACCATCAAAGTCTTACAATCCAATTAAGAATGATGTAGCTCAAGGTTCAGAACAGCCCCAAGAATctgtttatgaaaaaattaggcAACTAGGGCAATGTTATAACTGTGGAGAAAAGTGCAATCCTGGCCATTTATATATGCAGAAAAGTATTTACTAGAAGGAAATGAGGAAGAAGAGGATGCCTTTAATTATGGAAGCAATGAAAAGTAGTAACAATGAGATAGATGCTGAAGAAACTGAAGAATATGACTTATCATTGAACGTGTTGGCAGAAAGTTATGCCCGTGACACGATCAAGATCAGAGAAAGctatattggaaaaaaaaaactagtgatcTTGATTGAATGTGAGTGCCCACaactttacaataaaaaaacaaatgaaagtaCATTGCATAATAGAAGCCCGATCATATCATgtaagtttattattttttatatatgattaaaaaataaacaataataaacaataataaataattaatttcaatgaacaaatgaaatttcaagtttacaaaTATGGATGTTGCTCTCAAGATAATATCGGTGATGAAATTCTGAATGAAAACCCATGATCAATGCATGATTTAGAAAGCTCAAGgttaatatatacataaaaaaaacttttgttatttttttaattttaatgaatgaattattttacaaaattgacATGTAACTGAGATAGGGCTGCCAACGTTGTTGTTAATAGGGTGTGGGGGAATCATAACACCATTAGGTaagattgaattcaaaatgttatatttttaatttaaatgttcaaattttgttttttattatcttaactGATAATTTATTTCTACTATATAAGTTGTGTGATTTTTGGTACTAggtacaaaaaaacaaagaaatatccACAAGAAAGAGGTCTTCCAGGCTAGAGAGACGTGTTCGTGTAAAGGGATTTCAAACCTCCACTAGTCTTAGAGGCTATCTAGGAAGCTTATAGTTAGCACGTGATGTCTGAGCATTTAGTGTGACATTCGCAGTCCAGTGCAGAGAACCAAAACAATGAGAATCATGGTTCAATTACCACACACACTAGTGGATCTATTCTGTTCATTTCGTATGCGAAGTGGAgtgtttgattcttttttattacatatatttttttaattgttgttttatatgaaaatgtttaactaataataactttttttttttgcggacTATGGTTCTTGGACACGAACTAAGATCTATGGAACTTATTGTAGAACTTATATGTGAAATTATGACTATCAGAAAAGGATGCAACAACTTGTAGATAGTTGAGCTCAGAAGTTCATGGTAACTcgaatttcaacaattttttccctttaagttatatattttttttaaaattagctaattgttttttttccaataacatATACCATCGGATTGCAGGAGAGATACGAGGATGATATTTTGACCCGTCCGAAACTCGATCCAGATTTATAGTTGGAGACTGAATCTTCTGATGAACctgataaaaatcaggtttacgaTATCTCAAACATTACGGCCAAGGATATGTAGATAGGTTGTAGTTTATCGACCGTTGGTTCCTTACAATCAAGTTCGAGCTCCTAATCTCCAATTGTCTAAGCGATTGTACAAGAACAAATTGAATCTCAGACGACTCGACTTCTCGACTTATAGCTGAGATGACCTAACTTAGGTGCGATATGGCCAAACTTAAGTGATTGTACGTGAAGCTCTTGTCAAAACTCGGTGGTACATGTGGTCCCCCTCGTTGCCCACCTAGTTCGGTCCCGGCAAAGTTCCGCCTCTACCTCCTCATCCTTCAACTTATGTCATTTAGataaattgttttcaaattgatagtttttaaattagtaataaatatatggttttttattttactttttattttttttgtttattttaatttttttaaaaatattaaataaattaccaaTGAAATTTTCGACAAACAATGTCCCTCGAAAAGTTTcagagaatttgaaaaaaattacaggaaTATCCACTTACCATCACAGACAAAATCATTGACGGACTAAGTCCCTCGGAAAGTTACAAAGAgttcaaaagaaattataggATTTTCCATTGATAATTATAGAAGtaattaccaacggaataagtctcttgaaaaattataaagagcTCAAAAAAATTAGAGGAACTGCCACTAACAATATGTAAATCACTAACGAGTTAATTTTGTtgataatataaattcaatcaTCAATGGAATTACAAGTGGTATATTCTGTCAGTGAAATGCTATACtgataaatgaaattattaGCGGAATGAtgccgttaattttttttgtttgatatattttttttatgtcaattcaTCGATAATTATATTACCgataaaatgattaatataataaaaattacagaTGATAGGTTCTCTGACGACCATTTACTTTGTGTGAATCCTTCTATTAATATTTTCCCGATTGAATTAGTGTTTAAATTCAGACAAATTATTCCGTTGATATGATGCAAAATTCTAGTTTTGAACTAACACATCCACAAGAATAGCTCACGTCTATAGAGAAGCAAACCGGAGTGTAAATTGGCTTGCTAATAATGCACGTTTCATGTTCGTTGGAATTTCCTAGGAAGCATCTTTAGTGTCtcagctttttatttatttaatttaatttaatttattaattaaaataaaagtataataTACTCACTTCAGAATTATCTTATGAATTCTCTCTGATGGTAAAGCAGTGTCTACTGTGAAGTCACAATAAAtcttcaacatatttttttctattgtccttcaaatataatattgataacttattttttaaattaatattttttaacttgttttatttactattgatatttatttttaattttattattaaattaatcaaatttattaaattaaaagaagttaACAACCCGGGTATaagatttttcttattcttttaagaaAAGTTAGCTTGGActgaatatcttttttttttatgtttgaaaaatgttagaaaaaacTTGATTGAGACCGAAAGCCTATCACGTGTACGTGCAGGCAAGTAGGTCCGTCAACCCTTTCATTACATGACGACAATTcataataatgcattgaaaaaacgacaaaaaaaattataacccaattgaataagaaaattacaaaaacctaaTTCACCACCTTCCAAAACAATctgttagaattttttttaattggttttcatGGGATTTTcaggataacaaaaaaaataaataaatctgatatttaattttaaaaaataaatgtggttctattaattgaaaaaaataaaaataaagggatcCATTTTGACATGATAGcacaaagggttttttttttttagtgtttaaaaACTTgccttttcagttttttatacCTTTAGATATTgtcaaatttcttctttttcatccatttaatttaaaaattatataatttagttcGAAACATCACTTTCTTCGCTTCTCTCTATCAATTATTTAGTGAAATGTCATCATATGGCCAATACTGAATTTAGTTGAAAGAATTGTTCCTGTCATCATCCTTTTGCCTTTCAAAACTTTATTCCTTTGTCTTTGTTTCCTTGGAGCACTGATTCCTATAGATTATGGCTTCTTCTCTTCTCATGATTGCTCTAATTAACCTCTTAAAATTATTGcctctttcattaaaaaaaataaattaattaaatctcatCGATATCAGGATAATTTGTAGCTATGAAAGGGGAAGAAACAATACGGCAACATCTTCTTAATTATTGTTTGCAATTTAAGAGACTCTTTTGATAATATGATTCAAGTGccttttaaagtaatttttatcttaaaaaatattaaattaatattttgagatgattttatatagttttgatatgaaaatattaaaattattgaaaaaatattaattattgtttttttaatactctaaaaaaaaacatttaactgcatttatagacaagcaataaaagaaaaacattttagatGAGAGAATGTTTGGAAACGTGGTTgtactcatatttttttaaaaattatttttttgtacattttaaatcattttaattcattaattttaaaaataagttttaaaaaataaaaaaaaacatcaattgcCGATTAATCACAAGAATCAAGCCTCACGACAGTTACATCTTTCACAGCCACAATGCTAGCTAACTTTCCTATAGCTGATTTTGTATTCCTTGTATATACAGAGCACTCAATTCACTAATTGTATATCAGTTGCAACTTTGTAAACCACCACGTAGAGGCGGTTTCATCCTCAGAACCTCGGAGACTACATTCCATCAGCATCTCACCTTCTCATGATGAAAAAGGAAGTTAATCATGTTAACATCACAAAAGGTTACTAAATTCAAACAACAGTCAAGTTCTTGTCCGTAAATGTCTGTAGACAAATGTGTGGGTACAGTAGGGCCATATTCAGTCTCTCAAGATTCCTCTGCAACATGAAAGATGGCTCAAACGACAGTGCCAGATGGAAGTAGGAGCCTTGACGCCAACAGTCATTGTGAGAGCATGATATGGTGAAGCAAATAGTTGATGAAGGTTGATCGGATACAATCCATTATCACTTGGTCCCGTCAGGAGCGTGTTCCCAGTCAAGATGTCCTTAACAGAAAAATCAGAATCAGTGAGTTCAAAAAGGACATTATTATCCTCACATAATTTATTGATAGAGAGGAGATGAGCTGATGCTTGAGGACAATAAGTAAAATTATTTAAGGCAAGAGTAGTAGAAGAGATGGTTTTAATAGAAGCATTGCTAGTATGAGATATGTGCAAACCTGTAACATTACCTACACCCACAGAAGCATCACCTTCATAAGGGTGAGAAGTTgcaagattaaaaatatatgaggtAACATGAATATTAGCACCACTATCCGCATACTATTGATGTTGATTTAAATAAGTTGTATTGGCTTCTGCAACCATGACAACAAAGTCAGTGGGAGGATGACATCCTTGAAAAGAGTAATTCATGCGGTTAAAACAATCCAAGGCCTGATGTCCCTCTCATTTGCAGATTTGACATGGAGATCAGAAACGAGAGTTAGAAGGAGCTGGAGAAGATGGGCATGAGAGGTGAGGTAGTGGctgctgaaattgagaagaagcATTACCCGATCCTTTAGATGCCCCTAAAAAGCGAGGTTATTACTACTATGGTGAGAACCTATTTGGGCTGCAGGTTTATGTGAGTAAAGAGCATAGGAACCTGCCTTATGGTGAAGAGACTGACTATGAAATTATTGCATAAAGTCATGGTTCATGAGTTCTGCATGAAAATCTGAAAATGACATGGATTTCTCTTTGGAGATGAGCATATACGTAGTGACAAAGGAATGAAGAAGAGTTGAGACCATTAAGAACAAATAATATTAGATCAGAATCATCAATAGGTTTGCCAACGGCAGAGAGTTCATCTGCAAGAGTTTTGACTTCATCCAGAAATTTCTGACAAGACAAGGAGCCTTGCTACAAAGATTGCAACTTTCGCTTGATAAGAGaaatgcaagaagttgatgGCGCAGCAAAACATGCACTAAGGGCTTGCCAAGCAAGACGAGAAGTCTCAAGGCCATAAATGGTGGAAACCACCATAGGAGATAATGAGGAGATAATCCAGCCAAGTATTGTTTGGTCCTTATACTGCCAAGCCATATAAGCAGAATTAGTAATACCTTGGACTTTATGTTCTTTGCTGGAAAATTGAGGAAGACAAAAATCAGAACCATCAACAATTCCCATGAGTCCATAACTCCGAAACAGGGGAAGTAATTGAGCACTCCATGCAAGAAAATTAGTTCCATCGAGTTTGATGGAAATAACTTGAGCTGGAAGATGAAATGCAGCGGAAGATAAAAAATCTGAAGTAGTAGCCATAGGATCGTTGGAAGCGTTAGCTATgagaggctctgataccatgaaagaATTAAATTACAACTGAAATTGCTTGAGTAAAACTGTGTTTTCttagccatatatatatatagacacacatatACACACACATGTAAAGTCTGTTGCAATGGCAACTCTGCAAGCCATTGTAAACAATcaagaaactgaaaaatatgGAAGAAACAGGCCATTGCCTATTGTAAGgaataacccaatttttttatggaattctACCACAGCCAAAAACACATGCAAGATTAGAAGAGGTGAATTCTTTTGAAGGGTAGAAACTTGGATATAATGTTGCTCTATCCAAGATAGAGATATCAAACTTCTATGGAGATAACCCTGGAAGCTGGATTAGGAAATGCTTAAAATACTTCAAGTTACACTTTTCTCTAGTTGGTTAGTGGATTGAAATAGCTTCTATGTACTTAGAAGGAAGAGATAAGGTATGGTTTGAAGGGTACATTCAGAGCAGCATGGATGTGGTTAGTTAGGATGGTTCTACAAAAGGAATTTGTATATGATTTGGCAATAAAGAAGATGTGGTAGAAGAATTCAATAAATTGACATAGAAAAAAGGTATAGAAGAATACATTGAGAAGTTTGAGTAACTTAAATCTTTAATTACTGCCAAGAACCCTACATTGCCagaattttattatgtttaaagCTTCATCAGTGGACTTAAGGAAGATGTGAAGCTGATGTTGAAAATTTTGAAGCTTATCACATTAACGCAAGATTTTGAACAATCCAAATGGTTGGAAAAATCTAATTTGGCTATGATCAGGAGGAATAAGATAGTCACGAGATCAATGGTTCCAACCAATAATGCAGATGGACAAACAATAATCCACCATCAAAGTCTTACAATCCAATTAAGAATGATGTAGCACAAGGTTCCAAACAGCCCTAAGAATCTGTTTATGAACAAAGAAGGCAATTGGGGCAATGTTACAAGTGTTGAGAAAAGTGCAGTCCTGACCATTTATATAAGCAGAAAAGTATACATTTACTAGAAAAAATTGAGGAAGAAGAGGATGCCTTTATAGAAGCAATGAAAGGTAGTAACAATGAGATAGATGCTGAAGATATTGAAGAATATGGCTTATCATTGAACGTGTTGGTAGAAAGTTATGCCCATAACACAATCAAGATTAGAGAAAGctacattggaaaaaaaatagtgatctTGATTGAATGTGAGTACCCAGAACTTCATGGATGAAAATGTTGTTAAAGAGGTCAAAACAGTGGTGGAAAGAACTACTAC is drawn from Populus nigra chromosome 5, ddPopNigr1.1, whole genome shotgun sequence and contains these coding sequences:
- the LOC133693437 gene encoding E3 ubiquitin-protein ligase EL5-like, whose product is MAIWIKYSSCVNFKPQENHQESQRHINGQPLHEEDSMLRVLFSLYKFYFLGNLTGGSMFTTRPVKINSKETCIPITSSLVDDHDEEFKEILTVMGVPGRKQSKILRKMASLARSKGTFSGVFMDVELLVGTYQEITDADIARAEGGSMDIEAGQIPATKSSIDALERVVFDGSSSTRDCTVCMEEIEAGSEATRMPCSHVYHSDCIVQWLQTSHLCPLCRYHMPGEL